The Candidatus Angelobacter sp. genome contains a region encoding:
- a CDS encoding alpha/beta hydrolase-fold protein produces MTTVLLRTTSLGALALFLGCCLRVSGAEPVNTPQRTNSDTNSTRRAQSRFPRPDVKYQHGPDSQRKEGVPRGKVTDYDWKESKVFPGTIRHWSTYVPAQHDPAKPAALMVFQDGHTYLKEDGDFRVPVVFDNLIAAKEMPVTIGVFIDPGFKRVEFPPGERGWRPEPENRSFEYDTLSPAYSEFLLTEILPEVRKHYNITDDPEGHAICGISSGGICAFTVAWERPDQFRKVVSHVGSFTNIRGGNKYPDIIRASDWKPIRVFLQDGANDLRSEPRNRRPDWNWVIANHNLAAALEEKDYDYKYVFGEGGHNGNHGGTIFPDTMRWLWRDYPKLNRATNAWNREAVHYVGAKR; encoded by the coding sequence ATGACAACCGTTCTCCTGCGAACCACCTCCCTCGGCGCGCTCGCGTTGTTCCTTGGCTGCTGTCTGCGCGTTTCGGGCGCGGAACCGGTGAACACGCCGCAGCGCACCAACTCAGACACCAATAGCACTCGACGCGCCCAATCCCGTTTTCCGAGGCCCGACGTGAAGTATCAGCACGGACCGGATTCCCAGCGCAAGGAAGGTGTTCCACGTGGCAAGGTCACCGATTACGACTGGAAGGAGAGCAAGGTTTTTCCCGGCACGATCCGCCACTGGTCCACTTACGTCCCGGCGCAACACGACCCGGCCAAACCCGCCGCGCTGATGGTTTTTCAGGATGGCCATACCTACCTCAAGGAGGACGGCGACTTCCGCGTGCCCGTCGTCTTTGACAATCTGATCGCCGCAAAGGAAATGCCGGTGACCATCGGCGTGTTCATTGACCCGGGATTCAAACGCGTCGAATTCCCGCCTGGAGAACGTGGGTGGCGGCCGGAGCCGGAGAACCGGAGCTTCGAATACGACACGCTCAGTCCGGCTTACTCGGAATTCCTGCTGACGGAGATTCTTCCCGAGGTGCGCAAGCATTACAACATTACCGACGACCCCGAAGGCCACGCCATCTGCGGCATCAGCAGCGGCGGCATCTGTGCGTTCACGGTTGCGTGGGAACGGCCCGACCAATTCCGCAAGGTTGTCAGCCACGTCGGCAGCTTCACCAACATTCGCGGCGGCAACAAATATCCGGACATCATCCGCGCCTCCGACTGGAAACCCATCCGTGTCTTTTTGCAGGATGGCGCCAATGATCTTCGCAGTGAACCTCGCAACCGCCGTCCCGACTGGAACTGGGTGATCGCCAACCACAACCTCGCCGCGGCGCTGGAGGAGAAGGACTACGACTATAAATACGTCTTCGGCGAGGGCGGTCACAACGGCAACCACGGCGGAACGATTTTTCCTGACACCATGCGTTGGCTGTGGCGGGATTATCCGAAGTTAAATCGCGCAACGAACGCCTGGAACAGGGAAGCTGTTCATTACGTTGGGGCGAAACGATGA
- a CDS encoding tetratricopeptide repeat protein, which produces MRISRVFIVVLVAWNSLLHQAARGADVNVDELLSRAGVAFAKGQREQAVELATQAIIAEPRNAKAHYVRGRFYAETHQAQKALADLNASLVLDPAASLAYYARATEQFKLGHIRESAADFDKFLDLAPDQAPKLWQRGISLYYAGRYEDGQRQFELHQTINSNDVENAVWHFLCVARRAGIDKARGSLLKVENDPRVPMMRIYALYAGKGSAEDVMKAATGGKPSPAELNERLFYAHLYLGLYFDAAGNEKMAREHIFQAADLFKVDGYMGDVARIHAALMRQDHP; this is translated from the coding sequence ATGAGAATATCGCGGGTGTTCATCGTTGTTCTGGTCGCCTGGAACTCACTTCTTCACCAGGCGGCCCGCGGCGCCGACGTCAACGTGGATGAGTTGTTGAGCCGGGCCGGGGTGGCGTTTGCAAAGGGACAACGCGAGCAGGCCGTTGAGCTGGCGACGCAGGCAATTATTGCCGAGCCGCGAAACGCGAAGGCACATTACGTTCGAGGACGGTTCTACGCCGAGACGCATCAGGCGCAAAAAGCGCTCGCGGACTTGAACGCGTCGCTGGTCCTGGACCCGGCCGCGTCACTCGCCTACTACGCCCGGGCGACGGAACAATTCAAACTCGGACACATCCGGGAATCGGCGGCAGACTTCGATAAATTCCTCGACCTGGCGCCGGACCAGGCGCCGAAACTCTGGCAGCGGGGCATTTCGCTTTATTACGCGGGCCGCTACGAGGACGGTCAGCGCCAGTTTGAACTGCACCAGACCATCAACAGCAACGACGTTGAGAACGCGGTGTGGCATTTTCTCTGCGTGGCCCGCCGCGCCGGGATTGACAAAGCACGCGGCTCCCTGTTGAAAGTCGAAAACGACCCGCGCGTGCCCATGATGCGGATTTACGCGCTCTACGCGGGGAAAGGTTCCGCGGAGGATGTCATGAAAGCCGCAACGGGCGGCAAACCGTCGCCGGCCGAGTTGAATGAGCGATTGTTTTACGCCCACCTTTATCTCGGCCTTTACTTCGACGCGGCCGGCAACGAAAAGATGGCGCGTGAACACATCTTTCAAGCGGCCGATCTTTTCAAGGTGGACGGCTACATGGGCGACGTGGCCCGCATCCACGCGGCGTTGATGCGCCAGGATCATCCGTAA